One Umboniibacter marinipuniceus DNA window includes the following coding sequences:
- a CDS encoding 3'-5' exonuclease, which translates to MESCFIPIKEYYADAFSILQQAETSYSEGRFPHCCNDTRKFLEIILDAVFEAKKLAPNKGSLKLNDRIALLNSVLPNSWVIRDIRRIQNIGNRGSHSNDLKESDAVAALESAFEVCLWSLEVIEGVQVSVRDYVLPKLAKDIWSFDSVEKSAHSNGAEAYGHVTLSHEQKKLAELFTGKHFLNAPPGTGKTQLLTARLSNAISRFNAERVICLTFTSRAAQEMRNRMQSVLNSESVFIGNIHAFCLEKITSAHEGKGALFNNPSILDDTYREEFFDSAWAIAINQDTAQQEVMTLPEQIREWLELELGASTTPEGIYTPADIEESQESFQKIKSTSLRLVVPFVLLNHSEDGDLHELALFDFKKQIRTLFAEITSKRLVKNLSLEYLVSLIWRCLLEFSQTKERVNSLDFDDLIGFGLINVRGLQLAYDCIQLDEVQDLSPYQWMLVSSISSLNTHVFVVGDTEQSIYGFMGADTELLRKYTAGFEAHRLTQNFRSTPGIQSLLERYREVNFGVNKSESGEFKSHQSTSSSTLLLGVEDNVKEYRLIADAVEKIFREEPTRQVGVLCRWNNSAAELSQVFRDNGFKVFLIAQNDFMQHSLIRDWVSVLRAYAGQGTRVDWYRIVYRLSKSASFNVGRREVIKLVDNLYSKNIAPDEVVPFSISSKNIQNTNIFEYRLRSLVDYATDSSKGVVIFDTETTGLQFESSAVIQLAAVKYVNGLKVSEFNEYIYLPDDMTDEELESFTESQKVHKISNEVVNLHGRPLEQVVDSFFEYVEGCAIVAHNLPFDLTMLSRNIGSRLNSSDRLESLFNRAGTQPMFDTLKLARELYPGLESYKLESLLSHFRLSGVNSHNALDDVLATGELLKQLVHDISSRLDSIDSTLDRYANVVRVFQREWQELRRQLWSIDRGGRRDGVTTLPELCDVWMNSVLDPSKAWYSSQAEVVRLEAEEKLYPWIRRNMGEKGRVSELLNKYSLEIGTLKESDLIDAEHDKLVISTIHRSKGLEFGTVILPMCVDGQFPGWRPDGFSQRERELADEEDKRLLYVAMTRPKDKLIITYHRVFQSNWGNRYPKKLSPYLASLIGDFDYRREF; encoded by the coding sequence ATGGAATCTTGTTTTATCCCCATCAAAGAATATTACGCTGATGCCTTCTCAATACTTCAACAAGCCGAAACAAGCTATTCGGAAGGTAGGTTTCCGCATTGCTGTAATGACACAAGAAAGTTTCTCGAGATAATTCTCGATGCGGTCTTCGAAGCGAAAAAACTTGCACCTAATAAAGGTAGCTTGAAACTTAACGATCGAATTGCTCTCCTTAATAGTGTTTTGCCGAATTCGTGGGTGATTCGTGATATACGTAGAATTCAAAATATTGGCAATCGGGGCAGTCATAGCAATGATCTTAAAGAGTCGGATGCTGTGGCCGCACTTGAGTCGGCTTTCGAGGTTTGCCTGTGGTCGCTTGAGGTAATCGAGGGTGTTCAGGTTTCAGTTCGTGATTATGTTTTACCTAAGCTCGCTAAAGACATCTGGTCGTTTGATTCGGTTGAGAAGAGCGCACATTCTAATGGAGCTGAAGCCTATGGTCATGTGACCTTGAGCCATGAACAGAAAAAGTTGGCTGAGTTATTCACAGGTAAACATTTTCTTAATGCCCCTCCCGGGACAGGTAAGACACAGTTACTTACTGCTCGCTTATCGAATGCAATTAGTAGATTTAATGCTGAAAGAGTCATTTGCTTAACTTTCACTAGCAGGGCTGCTCAGGAAATGCGCAATAGAATGCAGTCTGTCCTCAATAGCGAATCAGTATTCATCGGTAACATTCACGCTTTTTGTCTAGAGAAAATTACAAGCGCGCACGAGGGTAAAGGTGCTCTCTTTAATAACCCCTCGATACTGGATGACACTTACCGCGAGGAATTTTTTGATTCGGCTTGGGCGATTGCGATCAACCAAGACACCGCACAGCAAGAGGTAATGACTCTTCCGGAACAGATCCGAGAATGGCTAGAACTTGAGCTTGGCGCTTCAACGACTCCCGAGGGAATTTACACTCCGGCCGATATTGAGGAGTCGCAAGAGAGTTTTCAAAAGATTAAGTCTACTTCTTTGAGGCTAGTTGTGCCTTTTGTGCTTTTGAATCACTCCGAAGATGGCGATTTACACGAACTAGCGCTATTCGATTTCAAAAAACAGATTCGAACGTTATTCGCTGAGATAACTTCGAAGCGTCTTGTAAAAAACTTGAGCCTAGAATACTTGGTTAGCTTGATATGGCGATGTTTACTCGAGTTTTCACAAACGAAGGAACGCGTAAACAGCTTGGATTTCGACGACTTGATTGGATTCGGGTTAATTAATGTTCGTGGTTTACAGTTAGCTTACGACTGTATCCAATTGGATGAAGTTCAAGATTTGAGTCCCTATCAGTGGATGCTAGTTAGCAGTATTTCGTCGTTGAATACCCATGTGTTTGTTGTAGGGGATACTGAGCAATCGATATACGGCTTTATGGGTGCCGACACCGAGTTGTTGAGAAAGTACACTGCGGGTTTTGAGGCTCACCGCCTAACTCAAAATTTTCGGAGCACTCCCGGAATTCAATCGCTTCTGGAGCGATACCGAGAGGTTAACTTCGGAGTTAACAAATCGGAATCTGGGGAGTTTAAAAGTCACCAAAGTACGAGTAGTTCAACCCTTCTTTTGGGGGTAGAAGATAATGTAAAAGAGTATCGGCTAATAGCAGACGCCGTAGAAAAGATTTTCAGGGAGGAGCCGACTAGGCAAGTTGGAGTTTTATGCCGTTGGAATAATAGCGCTGCAGAACTATCCCAAGTTTTTAGGGATAATGGTTTCAAAGTTTTTCTTATCGCTCAAAATGATTTCATGCAGCATTCACTTATCAGGGATTGGGTAAGTGTTTTAAGAGCCTATGCGGGACAGGGTACTCGAGTCGATTGGTATAGAATTGTTTACCGATTGAGTAAATCCGCAAGTTTTAATGTCGGCCGCCGGGAGGTAATCAAGCTTGTCGATAATCTGTATTCTAAGAATATCGCTCCAGATGAGGTTGTACCTTTTTCCATTTCATCTAAAAATATTCAGAATACGAACATATTCGAATATCGTTTGAGGAGTCTCGTTGATTATGCGACCGACAGTAGTAAAGGCGTTGTTATTTTCGACACAGAGACAACTGGGCTTCAGTTCGAGAGTTCGGCCGTCATTCAGCTTGCCGCGGTGAAGTACGTTAACGGCCTTAAGGTTAGCGAGTTTAACGAGTATATTTACCTGCCTGATGACATGACAGATGAAGAACTTGAGAGTTTTACCGAGAGTCAGAAAGTCCACAAAATAAGCAATGAGGTTGTTAACTTACATGGGCGGCCATTGGAGCAAGTCGTCGACAGCTTTTTTGAATATGTTGAGGGATGCGCGATAGTCGCACACAATCTGCCGTTCGATCTCACAATGTTATCTAGAAACATCGGTAGCCGACTCAATTCATCGGATCGACTTGAGTCTCTTTTTAATCGGGCAGGAACGCAGCCAATGTTCGATACGTTAAAACTTGCGCGTGAGCTTTACCCAGGTTTAGAGAGCTATAAGCTTGAGAGTTTACTATCGCATTTTCGGCTAAGTGGAGTTAATTCTCATAATGCTCTCGATGACGTCTTGGCAACTGGGGAGCTCCTTAAGCAGCTTGTGCATGACATTTCCTCTCGTTTAGACTCCATTGATAGTACTCTTGATAGATACGCTAACGTAGTAAGGGTTTTTCAACGAGAATGGCAAGAGCTTCGTCGTCAGTTGTGGTCGATCGATCGTGGAGGGCGACGAGATGGAGTTACGACACTTCCAGAATTATGCGACGTCTGGATGAACAGTGTTCTGGACCCTTCGAAAGCGTGGTATTCGTCGCAAGCTGAAGTTGTTCGCTTAGAAGCCGAAGAAAAGCTTTATCCATGGATACGCAGAAATATGGGAGAGAAGGGAAGAGTTAGCGAACTTTTGAATAAGTACTCTTTAGAAATTGGAACGCTCAAAGAGTCGGACTTAATTGACGCTGAGCATGATAAGTTGGTCATTAGTACGATTCACAGGTCAAAAGGACTGGAGTTCGGCACGGTTATTCTTCCTATGTGTGTAGACGGGCAGTTTCCGGGGTGGAGGCCAGACGGCTTTTCGCAGCGAGAGCGAGAGCTTGCGGACGAAGAGGACAAGAGACTGCTATACGTTGCAATGACACGGCCGAAAGATAAATTGATAATAACCTATCATCGTGTTTTCCAATCCAACTGGGGAAATAGATATCCCAAAAAACTTTCGCCCTATCTAGCAAGTCTGATCGGTGATTTCGACTATCGAAGAGAGTTCTGA
- a CDS encoding PcfJ domain-containing protein codes for MVTRERSFRRNVIRPEVVACHDRWARQWTNSLRFHAKLLRNDSGVAIPAPPPPVKPSGLINWLSTPEEVIDEGRAMRHCVASYAQRVQRGEYALYHMSEPGDLTIGLRRSVAGWQLDQVRGICNRLPTKEELEAIDEWFLKGV; via the coding sequence ATGGTGACAAGAGAACGTAGCTTCCGTCGCAATGTGATACGGCCTGAGGTCGTTGCTTGCCACGATCGTTGGGCGCGTCAGTGGACTAACAGCCTTCGGTTTCACGCTAAATTACTGCGCAATGACTCAGGAGTGGCGATTCCGGCTCCGCCACCGCCAGTTAAGCCAAGCGGCTTGATCAACTGGCTATCGACACCTGAGGAGGTTATCGATGAAGGGCGAGCAATGCGACATTGCGTTGCGTCTTATGCTCAACGAGTTCAGCGCGGGGAATACGCCCTGTATCACATGAGCGAGCCAGGAGACTTAACTATTGGATTGCGACGGTCTGTTGCTGGTTGGCAGTTAGACCAAGTTCGGGGTATTTGTAATCGCCTGCCTACCAAAGAGGAGTTGGAGGCGATTGATGAGTGGTTTTTGAAGGGGGTGTAG
- a CDS encoding nucleotidyl transferase AbiEii/AbiGii toxin family protein — protein sequence MAKPCRDNPQQREHDTPDALRPHLQLDLTESDLLEDPIELSLSSLYASTLKEAGEVQNIACVTVHSTASEKFVSLLRRTASHARDNSRADDETLIRHVYDLHLIYESMASPADLKAMVKRVIEIDKSQFGNQHEEFVNDANSELRYGLSLLIEQSHHLARYDQFIGPLVYHPSPAKWDEAISSVQELAVHWL from the coding sequence TTGGCAAAACCTTGTCGAGATAATCCACAACAACGAGAGCATGACACCCCAGATGCACTAAGACCGCATTTGCAGCTTGACTTAACAGAGTCTGACTTACTTGAAGATCCAATAGAGCTTTCCTTGAGCTCCCTTTATGCCAGCACTCTTAAAGAAGCAGGTGAGGTTCAAAACATTGCATGCGTGACAGTGCACTCGACTGCCAGTGAAAAATTCGTTTCACTCCTTCGCAGGACTGCATCACACGCTCGGGATAATTCCAGGGCAGACGATGAAACATTAATTCGGCACGTTTATGATCTGCACCTCATATACGAATCAATGGCATCACCTGCCGATTTAAAAGCAATGGTTAAGCGAGTTATTGAAATCGACAAAAGTCAGTTTGGAAATCAGCACGAAGAGTTCGTAAACGATGCAAACTCCGAGCTGCGATACGGCCTATCTTTATTAATTGAGCAGTCACACCACCTAGCACGATACGATCAATTTATTGGGCCCCTCGTCTATCACCCATCTCCCGCCAAATGGGACGAGGCCATTTCGAGCGTCCAAGAACTTGCTGTTCACTGGCTTTAG
- a CDS encoding SHOCT domain-containing protein, which produces MIALVTKFFTTNALIISGILLMTSCGGATPIQKASDSNSGFDGAFYDGESVEVSENSSGAEEYRLFHHDDVGFQNMVAVRQQAENRANQFCGQRNLASRTIREQASTPPFILGNFARIEIIFVCEEPELVRLSVEQHESDKWETLETLANLRDRGVITEEEFEVEKAKILSQ; this is translated from the coding sequence ATGATAGCTTTAGTCACTAAATTCTTCACTACCAACGCTTTAATCATTTCGGGGATTCTTCTAATGACCTCCTGCGGCGGAGCAACGCCTATTCAAAAGGCGTCCGACTCGAATTCTGGCTTTGATGGAGCTTTCTATGACGGTGAGAGCGTTGAGGTATCTGAGAATTCTTCCGGTGCGGAAGAGTATCGATTGTTTCATCACGATGACGTCGGTTTTCAGAATATGGTTGCTGTGCGTCAGCAAGCCGAAAACCGCGCGAATCAGTTTTGTGGGCAGCGCAATTTAGCGTCGCGAACGATCCGAGAGCAGGCGTCGACACCACCATTTATCTTAGGTAACTTCGCACGCATAGAAATCATTTTCGTTTGTGAAGAGCCCGAGTTGGTTCGCTTAAGCGTGGAGCAGCATGAATCAGATAAATGGGAAACCCTGGAGACGCTCGCAAACCTGCGTGACAGAGGAGTTATTACGGAAGAAGAGTTTGAGGTTGAGAAAGCTAAAATTCTGTCGCAGTAG
- a CDS encoding tyrosine-type recombinase/integrase encodes MTVESEYIFPSQRSRKKPTNSQSANAAIKRMGYQGELVAHGLRSIASTALNERSSPMM; translated from the coding sequence ATCACCGTCGAGAGCGAATACATATTCCCTAGCCAGCGCTCGCGCAAAAAGCCTACGAATTCACAGAGTGCAAATGCTGCTATTAAACGGATGGGCTACCAAGGAGAGTTAGTTGCGCATGGACTGAGATCTATCGCGAGTACGGCACTTAATGAGCGGAGTTCCCCTATGATGTGA
- a CDS encoding HD domain-containing protein, whose product MSIERAKAFATKHHKGQVDKAGADYMSHVVQVYENVCHAGGSEDAKIAALLHDVVEDTAVEIDEIAREFGSRVAEIVKLVTKPKPFHEQSYFDAIKVDEDARIVKLADLSHNSDLSRITSPTEKDIARTKKYHRKIAFLKDEIEVIN is encoded by the coding sequence ATGAGTATAGAAAGAGCCAAGGCATTCGCCACTAAACATCACAAAGGGCAAGTCGATAAGGCGGGCGCCGATTATATGTCGCATGTAGTACAAGTCTATGAGAATGTCTGCCATGCGGGCGGATCTGAAGATGCAAAGATTGCCGCTCTACTTCACGATGTCGTCGAAGACACCGCTGTTGAAATTGACGAGATCGCGCGTGAATTTGGAAGCCGAGTTGCTGAGATTGTAAAGTTAGTTACCAAGCCCAAGCCATTTCATGAGCAGAGTTACTTTGATGCAATTAAGGTCGACGAGGACGCACGCATAGTGAAACTAGCTGACCTAAGCCACAACAGCGATTTATCACGAATCACTTCGCCTACTGAAAAGGACATCGCTCGAACAAAGAAGTATCACCGCAAGATTGCGTTCTTAAAGGACGAGATTGAGGTGATTAACTAG
- a CDS encoding NUDIX hydrolase: MNEREFLKQYDKTAFDQPIFSVDNVVFTVANGGLEVLLVQRAEHPFKGHWGLPGGFVDLQKDLTLDDTALRKIREKAGVEPDYIEQLETLGSSQRDPRDWSITTVFTALISKQRCVPTDENVSSANWFPVTTLSELQLAFDHLEIIERALKRLKNRATYSLVPCALLGETFTLAELQHVHELILGKKLEAKAFRRRVENSEQFEETGGMTSGRGRPAAYYRLRPGAMGFEFVRSV; this comes from the coding sequence ATGAACGAACGTGAGTTTCTAAAACAGTACGATAAAACTGCTTTTGATCAGCCGATCTTCAGCGTCGATAATGTGGTATTCACGGTAGCTAACGGCGGATTAGAGGTACTGTTAGTTCAGCGAGCTGAGCATCCCTTTAAAGGTCACTGGGGATTACCGGGTGGTTTTGTTGACCTACAGAAAGATCTTACACTCGACGATACGGCTCTTCGCAAGATAAGAGAAAAAGCGGGTGTAGAACCCGACTATATCGAGCAACTCGAAACCCTTGGCTCGAGCCAACGCGACCCTCGCGACTGGTCGATTACCACAGTGTTTACCGCGCTCATTTCGAAGCAACGTTGCGTTCCTACCGATGAAAACGTGTCGTCGGCCAACTGGTTTCCAGTAACAACGCTTAGCGAACTCCAGCTCGCATTTGATCACCTAGAAATCATCGAACGTGCTCTTAAGCGATTAAAGAACCGAGCCACTTATTCTCTAGTGCCATGTGCGCTTCTTGGGGAGACTTTTACGCTTGCTGAGCTTCAGCACGTACACGAGCTGATTTTAGGCAAGAAGCTCGAGGCCAAAGCCTTTCGACGGCGCGTTGAGAATTCAGAACAATTTGAAGAAACGGGCGGCATGACTTCCGGTCGAGGACGACCGGCGGCTTATTATCGATTAAGGCCTGGGGCTATGGGGTTTGAGTTTGTGAGGAGTGTGTAA
- a CDS encoding SPFH domain-containing protein, translating to MILLNYYKADPATHVLKVKNGKNAASGRGLSFFYNAAVTSVVAIPVNVQEAHYIFSLQSHDFQKVVVQGQLIFKVVDAERLAEVMNFTLKPNGEAYVSEDPLKLNDKVVKPFQQIAQKRVMGLELKDALNIGAALRDEALAALISHEGLQNIGIAVTDLIIDDIKPNQETQRALEAEARELLLQKADDAIYRRRKAAVEQEGTIKDAELANELAVQLKEQEIARNQLDNEQQLSQARAENDQLELAAKIDLERVRNEQVELEAANDHIRADVKAYSIKAQLEAAASLPAEQLRMLALAKMGPGELIASAIEQLAMNADKVGNINFSPELLSSLQQAQGTEA from the coding sequence ATGATTTTATTAAATTACTACAAAGCAGATCCAGCAACTCATGTACTAAAAGTTAAAAACGGTAAGAACGCAGCGAGTGGCCGAGGACTTAGTTTCTTTTATAACGCAGCAGTTACCTCGGTGGTGGCTATTCCGGTCAACGTGCAAGAAGCGCATTACATCTTTAGCCTACAAAGCCACGACTTTCAAAAGGTAGTTGTGCAAGGACAGCTCATTTTTAAAGTCGTCGATGCCGAACGTTTAGCAGAGGTAATGAACTTCACGCTAAAGCCGAACGGTGAGGCGTATGTGTCGGAAGACCCTTTGAAGCTCAATGACAAGGTAGTAAAGCCGTTTCAGCAAATTGCTCAAAAGCGAGTGATGGGACTTGAGCTAAAAGATGCGTTAAACATTGGCGCAGCGCTGCGCGATGAGGCTCTGGCCGCCTTAATATCGCACGAAGGATTACAGAACATCGGTATAGCGGTCACTGATTTAATCATAGATGACATCAAGCCAAATCAAGAAACTCAGCGAGCCCTTGAAGCCGAAGCGCGCGAGCTGTTGCTTCAAAAGGCGGATGATGCAATTTATCGTCGTCGCAAAGCGGCCGTAGAGCAAGAAGGTACTATCAAAGACGCCGAGCTCGCGAACGAACTCGCAGTTCAATTAAAAGAACAAGAGATCGCTCGTAACCAACTCGATAACGAGCAGCAACTCAGTCAGGCTAGAGCCGAGAACGACCAATTGGAGCTTGCGGCCAAAATCGATCTAGAGCGTGTCCGCAACGAGCAAGTTGAACTTGAAGCCGCCAACGATCATATCCGGGCTGACGTAAAAGCCTACAGTATTAAGGCACAATTAGAGGCAGCCGCGTCACTTCCAGCTGAGCAACTAAGAATGCTTGCACTTGCGAAGATGGGGCCTGGTGAGTTAATTGCCTCTGCGATAGAACAGCTCGCCATGAACGCCGACAAGGTTGGCAACATCAACTTCTCTCCTGAGCTACTCAGCAGCCTTCAGCAAGCTCAAGGAACTGAAGCATGA
- a CDS encoding sugar kinase: protein MKQRVILVHRKTRLEELVSRFNTWSQARFYLEHSDADPADYLAEHDLYNAKLQEAMAISGQFAPIQKLERSLLAEFKFRRGDVIVVVGQDGLVANTLKYAHGLPVLGVNPDPSRWDGVLLRFKLAELSNILSDTLNAKVMFDRVRLAEALTNDGQRMLAVNDLFIGPKSHGSARYELSWANQSEIQSSSGIIISTGFGSTGWYTSIMTGAMAITGKAISPDKLARPWDANRLSFCVREPFPSVSSSTEMVYGEIHEQAAFSVASLMPESGVIFSDGMEQDAIAFNSGTRVEVRVASEEGLMVA from the coding sequence ATGAAGCAGCGAGTGATCTTGGTGCACCGTAAAACGCGACTCGAGGAGTTAGTGTCGCGTTTTAATACGTGGAGCCAAGCGCGGTTTTATCTCGAGCACAGTGATGCCGATCCAGCTGACTACTTAGCTGAGCACGATTTATATAACGCGAAGTTGCAAGAAGCGATGGCAATTTCGGGGCAGTTCGCACCGATTCAAAAGCTAGAACGAAGTCTGCTCGCTGAATTTAAATTCCGCCGAGGAGATGTGATCGTGGTGGTCGGCCAGGATGGCTTAGTGGCAAACACCCTAAAGTATGCCCACGGTTTGCCAGTGTTGGGGGTTAATCCAGACCCTAGTCGATGGGATGGCGTATTGCTTCGGTTTAAGCTAGCTGAGCTATCCAATATCTTGAGCGATACGCTTAACGCAAAGGTAATGTTCGACAGAGTTAGGTTAGCCGAGGCGTTAACTAATGACGGCCAACGAATGCTCGCCGTTAATGATTTATTCATCGGCCCAAAGTCACACGGATCGGCTCGTTATGAATTGAGCTGGGCAAACCAGTCTGAAATACAAAGCTCCTCGGGCATTATCATCTCAACCGGATTTGGATCGACCGGTTGGTACACTTCGATCATGACCGGCGCGATGGCAATCACCGGGAAAGCTATTAGTCCCGATAAGTTGGCGCGTCCTTGGGATGCGAATCGGCTTTCATTCTGTGTTCGAGAGCCGTTCCCGAGTGTGTCGAGTTCGACTGAGATGGTATACGGTGAGATTCACGAACAAGCCGCTTTCAGTGTGGCCTCACTAATGCCCGAGTCCGGTGTGATCTTCTCAGATGGCATGGAGCAAGATGCTATCGCGTTTAACTCCGGTACGCGGGTTGAGGTACGGGTGGCGAGTGAAGAAGGGTTGATGGTGGCATGA
- a CDS encoding ADP-ribosylglycohydrolase family protein: protein MMKNNHKHDRLVGALVGLAVGDAIGTTLEFKPPGSFDPITDMMGGGPFHLSKGEWTDDTSMALCLAESLLTCEGFSASDQMNRYCRWQDEGYLSSNGRCFDIGITVSSALRRFRRNPSLPFCGSSDPYSAGNGGLMRLAPVVMFFANNPELAVQYAIDSTRTTHGASACLDASADMAELLLGLFNAISKDAIMELLATADEHEYWEEIKAAPRLQWAKLGLRGTGYVVESYNAARFCFFVTDSFEDAVLLAANLGDDADTTAAIVGQLAGAFYGLSNIPSHWRGTIAKSEYIHRTAARLASQGLGESHR from the coding sequence ATGATGAAGAACAATCACAAGCACGATCGATTGGTTGGAGCCCTTGTCGGTTTGGCGGTCGGCGACGCGATAGGCACCACGCTCGAATTTAAACCGCCCGGAAGCTTTGATCCGATAACGGACATGATGGGTGGTGGCCCATTTCATTTGAGTAAAGGTGAATGGACTGATGACACCTCGATGGCATTGTGCCTTGCCGAGAGCTTGTTAACCTGTGAAGGTTTTAGCGCGAGCGACCAAATGAATCGATACTGCCGATGGCAGGACGAAGGCTATTTGAGCAGTAACGGAAGATGTTTCGATATCGGTATTACAGTCAGTAGCGCGCTTCGGCGTTTTCGCCGAAACCCTAGCCTCCCTTTTTGTGGAAGTTCAGATCCGTACTCGGCGGGTAACGGCGGACTAATGCGTCTTGCACCCGTAGTGATGTTTTTTGCTAACAATCCTGAACTGGCTGTTCAATATGCGATAGACAGTACTCGAACGACTCATGGCGCGAGCGCCTGTTTAGACGCGAGTGCGGATATGGCCGAGTTACTGCTTGGTCTATTTAACGCGATTTCGAAGGACGCGATCATGGAGCTTCTAGCTACTGCCGACGAACACGAGTATTGGGAAGAAATTAAGGCTGCTCCAAGATTACAATGGGCAAAGCTTGGTCTTCGAGGAACCGGATACGTTGTTGAAAGTTACAATGCGGCGCGGTTTTGTTTCTTTGTAACCGACAGCTTCGAGGACGCGGTGTTATTGGCGGCAAACCTAGGTGACGACGCTGATACAACGGCGGCGATCGTAGGGCAACTGGCGGGCGCTTTTTACGGCTTGAGTAACATTCCATCGCATTGGCGTGGGACGATTGCTAAATCAGAATACATACATAGGACAGCGGCGCGATTAGCGAGCCAGGGATTAGGAGAAAGTCATCGATGA
- a CDS encoding 5' nucleotidase, NT5C type, whose product MSREAEVSSHKLMKLKILVDMDDTIANYSEAFSRARRAVPGIQYPQSQVDFFRNLDPIAGAVRCVEELIEEGHDVWFLTAPSVYNPLSYMEKRIWIEKHFGLNMAHKMIIAYNKSMIEGDVLIDDGTVHGQCEFRGIWLRYGSSSYGSWDELVREVRAISVEGVERSSSHAKRAHDTKRRFACCPFCGASVEFWSAFPFTACESCAERATDENGRSVDYYNTHISGGLEGRYSDTNEVYSADYCFIDGTECVAVDTRLGGPAICVCVGKHA is encoded by the coding sequence ATGAGCAGAGAAGCGGAAGTATCAAGTCATAAACTGATGAAGCTAAAGATATTAGTTGATATGGACGACACCATCGCCAATTACTCCGAGGCGTTTAGTCGTGCGAGGAGAGCCGTGCCAGGCATTCAGTATCCTCAAAGCCAAGTCGACTTCTTTAGAAATCTAGACCCGATCGCTGGGGCGGTGCGCTGTGTGGAAGAGCTCATCGAGGAGGGGCACGACGTTTGGTTTCTGACAGCGCCGTCGGTATACAATCCGTTGAGCTATATGGAAAAGCGCATTTGGATCGAGAAGCACTTTGGTTTGAACATGGCGCATAAAATGATTATTGCTTACAACAAATCAATGATTGAAGGCGATGTTCTCATCGATGATGGTACTGTGCATGGGCAATGCGAGTTCAGAGGTATTTGGCTGCGCTATGGCAGCTCGAGCTATGGCTCGTGGGATGAGTTGGTGAGGGAAGTGCGAGCGATATCCGTGGAGGGTGTCGAGCGATCGTCGAGTCACGCTAAACGTGCCCACGATACCAAGCGGCGTTTCGCCTGTTGCCCGTTTTGCGGTGCCAGTGTGGAGTTCTGGTCGGCGTTTCCTTTTACGGCTTGTGAGAGCTGCGCTGAACGCGCGACGGATGAAAATGGCAGGTCGGTCGATTATTACAACACGCACATAAGTGGCGGGCTTGAGGGACGGTATAGTGATACCAACGAAGTCTACTCGGCAGATTATTGCTTCATCGACGGGACGGAGTGTGTGGCGGTGGATACTCGCTTGGGTGGGCCGGCGATTTGTGTGTGCGTTGGAAAGCACGCATGA
- a CDS encoding helix-turn-helix domain-containing protein: MNKKSDRAIVKHAINVYKARGNTQKDLAKFLDIPESRLSEYAKGKLNPPSMVTKAMIEECGAPSRECGWYMTGEIYEGLAELKDAVTTSKPVSNYELVIEGESIFRLKSYGCSAVRKLLPASYELGKRAFIEVNIFRTSSFKLATRVVIAPDESPGNHYIKNDFDFQSSQDEWSFEYISIPPEGSRVLVMEYEHESLFLDEFQSLCGWLGLQIPDSNQLKRQIAAAGGFLGGAKYIS; encoded by the coding sequence ATGAACAAGAAGTCAGACAGAGCCATAGTAAAGCACGCGATCAATGTATATAAAGCTCGAGGAAACACTCAAAAGGACTTGGCTAAATTTTTAGATATTCCCGAGTCACGGCTCTCAGAATATGCTAAGGGTAAATTAAACCCTCCGTCAATGGTGACGAAAGCGATGATTGAAGAATGTGGTGCGCCTTCAAGAGAATGCGGTTGGTATATGACCGGGGAAATCTACGAGGGGCTTGCCGAGCTTAAAGATGCAGTCACGACATCTAAGCCAGTTTCGAATTATGAGCTAGTGATTGAGGGCGAGAGTATCTTCAGGCTTAAAAGCTACGGCTGCTCGGCAGTAAGAAAATTGCTTCCTGCTTCATATGAGCTCGGTAAGCGGGCATTTATTGAAGTAAATATTTTTCGAACCAGTTCGTTCAAGCTCGCGACGAGGGTGGTAATTGCGCCCGACGAAAGCCCCGGCAATCACTACATCAAAAATGATTTTGATTTTCAGTCGAGCCAAGATGAGTGGTCGTTTGAGTACATATCGATTCCACCGGAGGGGAGTCGTGTTCTGGTAATGGAGTACGAACACGAATCTTTGTTTTTGGATGAGTTTCAAAGCCTATGTGGATGGTTGGGGCTACAAATTCCCGATAGTAATCAGTTAAAGAGACAAATTGCAGCAGCCGGTGGTTTTCTTGGTGGCGCTAAGTACATCTCATAG